The genomic DNA CTTTATTTAAAACCGGCGACATCGTTCCCGAAGTTACCTCGCCAATTGTTTCGCCATCTGAATTTACCAGTTCGTATCCATGGCGCGGAATCCCTCTTCCGGTAAGCACAAAACCACGCAATCTGCGGGTAACACCTTCGTTTTTCTGCATGGTTAAAAATTCGCGATCGATAAATTTACGACCGTTATTGAATTTGGTAATCCATCCCAATCCGGCTTCCAGCGGAGAAGTTGTATCGTCGATATCATTTCCGTAAAGGCAATATCCCATTTCCAAACGAAGTGTATCGCGGGCTGCCAAACCTATTGGTTTAATACCTGCTTCGGCACCGGCCTCAAAAATGGCTTCCCAGATTTGCTCGGCCACATCGTTTCTGAAGTATAACTCGAAACCACCTGCTCCGGTGTAACCTGTTGCTGAAATGATCACCTCATCAACTCCGGCAAATTTATCGGTAACAAAAGTGTAGAATTTTATTTCTGAAAGATTTACATCGGTTAATTTTTGGAGTACCTCGGTTGCTTTTGGCCCTTGAATAGCCAACTGGCTGATTTCATCTGAAGCATTCTCCAGTTCAGCGCCAATCTCTTTATTCTGCTGAACCACCCAGTTCCAGTCTTTTTCAATATTGGCAGCGTTAACTACCAGCATATATTTTTCCGGCTCGTAGTAATACACCAACAGGTCGTCAACAATTCCGCCTTTACCGTTCGGGAAACAGCTGTATTGTGCTTGCCCTTGTGTAAGAATCCGTGGATCGTTTGATGTAATTTTGGCTACCAGATCCAGAGCTTTTGGGCCTTTTACCCAAAATTCGCCCATGTGTGATACGTCAAAAACACCAACGCTTTCGCGCACGGTCATGTGTTCATCTTTTATGCCACTATATTCAATGGGCATTTCGTACCCGGCGAATTCCACCATTTTGGCGCCCAGTGTTTTGTGTATCGAATTAAATGCAGTTGTTTTCATCTTAATTTTTCAGTTATTAACGGATTCATCCTGTTTCGCAAACCGTTATTCTTCGAAGTATGATATCGTAGAGCAAAACTATGTATTCAAAAACGGTACAAATATGAATTTTATCAGCAACAGCACAAAAAGCTTTCCCGATTATTTTACTAAATTGCTGGCCGCAATCATAAAAAAATGGACAACACATTTCAACACATCGATCCATCTCAGATCGAATCACTTGCAGGTGGCGACACAGAGTTTATCAAAGAGATGGCTGAAATTTTTCTGGAACAAATTAATGAGTTCGTGACGAACATGAGTTCATACCTACAAGAAAAGGACTGGGAAAAACTGGCACGCGAGGCACACACCGCAAAATCTTCGGCAATGACATTTGGAATGGAAGGTACGGGAACTTTGCTAAAAAATATCCAATTGGAATGCGAGGCCGGGAACCTGAATGATGTTCCGAAAATGGTTGAGGATGCAATCAGTCAACTAAAGGCTGCCACTCCTGAAGTGAAAAAATTAAAGTAAAAAGAAAACGGCTCCCTAATGAGAGCCGTCTTTAATATATAGTACGGTATTTTAATTGTTGAAAATCAAGGAATCATTCTCATAATCGATTATAATCGGTTTCGACTTATCGACTTTACCCGAAAGTATCCGTTTCGACAATTCATTCAATACGTATTTCTGAAGTACACGTTTTACCGGACGAGCTCCAAAATGCGGATCGTAACCAACTCCCGACAACCACTCGTTTGCTTTTTCGCTTAGCTCTATTTTCAGATCACTTGAAGACAAACGTTTTACGATCTGTTCAAACTGCACGTGCACGATCTTTTTTATGTCTTCTTTCGATAGCGGTGTAAATACAATGGTTTCATCAATACGGTTTAAGAACTCGGGACGGATGGTTTTTCGCAACATTTCCAGCAACTGGTTGCGTGTTTTCTCCAACACCTGAAATTCATTCGAGTCATTCATGGTTTCGTAATTCTCCTGAATAATATGCGATCCCAGGTTCGATGTCATTATAATAATGGTATTCTTAAAGTTTACTGTGCGGCCTTTATTATCGGTTAACCGCCCATCATCCAAAACCTGAAGCAACACATTATATACATCGGGGTGTGCTTTCTCAATCTCGTCGAAAAGGACTACCGAATAGGGCTTGTGGCGCACAGCCTCTGTTAACTGACCACCTTCGTCGTAACCGACGTATCCCGGAGGCGAACCGATCAAACGGGTTACCGAGAATTTCTCCTGGTATTCCGACATGTCGATACGCGTAATCATATTCTCGTCGTTAAACAGGTATTCGGCCAGCGCTTTTGCCAACTCCGTTTTACCAACCCCGGTTGTTCCCAGAAAGATGAACGATCCGATCGGACGTTTTTCGTCCTGCAAACCGGCACGACTACGGCGCACTGCATCTGAGATTGCGACAATCGCTTCGTCCTGACCAATTACCCGGTTATGTAATTCGTCTTCCATGTGCAGTAACTTTTCGCGTTCGCTCTGCAACATTTTCGAAACCGGAATACCGGTCCAGCGGGCCACAACCTCGGCAATATCTTCCGTGTCAACCTCTTCTTTAATCAGGTTTTCACCTTTTTTCATTTCCTCCAGCTCGGACTGCAGCTTTTCAATTTCGGCCTCCACCTCTTTTACTTTACCGTAGCGCAACTCGGCCACCCGTCCATAATCCCCCTCACGCTCGGCTTGTTCAGCTTCAAACTTGTACGTTTCAATCTCTTCTTTCTTTTTCTGAATGGCTTCAATTGCCGATTTCTCTGATTGCCACCTGGCACGAAGCTGTGATTGTTCCTCTTTCAGATTCGAAATTTCCTTATTTAGTGAATTGAGTTTTTTTGTATCGTTTTCACGTTTTATCGCCTCGCGTTCAATCTCCAGCTGTTTCACCCTACGCTGAATTTCATCCAGTTCCTCGGGAACCGAATCAATTTCCAGACGCAATTTTGCAGCAG from uncultured Draconibacterium sp. includes the following:
- the gcvT gene encoding glycine cleavage system aminomethyltransferase GcvT, giving the protein MKTTAFNSIHKTLGAKMVEFAGYEMPIEYSGIKDEHMTVRESVGVFDVSHMGEFWVKGPKALDLVAKITSNDPRILTQGQAQYSCFPNGKGGIVDDLLVYYYEPEKYMLVVNAANIEKDWNWVVQQNKEIGAELENASDEISQLAIQGPKATEVLQKLTDVNLSEIKFYTFVTDKFAGVDEVIISATGYTGAGGFELYFRNDVAEQIWEAIFEAGAEAGIKPIGLAARDTLRLEMGYCLYGNDIDDTTSPLEAGLGWITKFNNGRKFIDREFLTMQKNEGVTRRLRGFVLTGRGIPRHGYELVNSDGETIGEVTSGTMSPVLNKGIGMGYVAKEYSAFGTGIFVKIRNKVIPAEIVKLPFI
- a CDS encoding Hpt domain-containing protein — encoded protein: MDNTFQHIDPSQIESLAGGDTEFIKEMAEIFLEQINEFVTNMSSYLQEKDWEKLAREAHTAKSSAMTFGMEGTGTLLKNIQLECEAGNLNDVPKMVEDAISQLKAATPEVKKLK
- the clpB gene encoding ATP-dependent chaperone ClpB, with product MNFNNFTIKSQEAIQQAFQIAQGNNQQAIETGHILRGVLHSAENVTGFLLKKLDVNIAIFTQALDQIIQSYPKVSGAEQYLSSGANQALQKALGLAQEMGDQYVSVEHILMALLEVKDNTSRLMKDNGIAKKELKLAVEELRKGSKVDSQTAEDKFNSLNRFAINLNERARSGKLDPVIGRDDEIRRILQILSRRTKNNPILLGEPGTGKTAIAEGLAHRIVRGDVPENLKSKQVFSLDMGALVAGAKYKGEFEERLKAVVNEVVQSNDEVILFIDEIHTLVGAGKGEGAMDAANILKPALARGELRAVGATTLAEYQKYFEKDKALERRFQIVHVDEPDTLSAISILRGIKEKYENHHKVQIKDDAIIASVELSQRYISDRFLPDKAIDLMDEAAAKLRLEIDSVPEELDEIQRRVKQLEIEREAIKRENDTKKLNSLNKEISNLKEEQSQLRARWQSEKSAIEAIQKKKEEIETYKFEAEQAEREGDYGRVAELRYGKVKEVEAEIEKLQSELEEMKKGENLIKEEVDTEDIAEVVARWTGIPVSKMLQSEREKLLHMEDELHNRVIGQDEAIVAISDAVRRSRAGLQDEKRPIGSFIFLGTTGVGKTELAKALAEYLFNDENMITRIDMSEYQEKFSVTRLIGSPPGYVGYDEGGQLTEAVRHKPYSVVLFDEIEKAHPDVYNVLLQVLDDGRLTDNKGRTVNFKNTIIIMTSNLGSHIIQENYETMNDSNEFQVLEKTRNQLLEMLRKTIRPEFLNRIDETIVFTPLSKEDIKKIVHVQFEQIVKRLSSSDLKIELSEKANEWLSGVGYDPHFGARPVKRVLQKYVLNELSKRILSGKVDKSKPIIIDYENDSLIFNN